The Leptospiraceae bacterium genome includes the window AACTCTGGTTTCGTCATCAATCCTTGGTCTGTTTTCATCAACATCTCCATTAGGATTAGCATCTGTTACATCATATATAAAAACTAATTCTGATCTGTTTTTAACATTTTCATCTTTTTTATTCATCTTTTTGTTCCTCCTTTTCTATTTTTAAAATTTCAGAAACTTTTTTATGTAGACACATCCCAAGAACAAAGTAGAAATTAAGTTCTTCATTGCTAATTTTCCAACCATTGCCAGCTTCTAAAAAATATAATGAAATCAATTCTTCTAAATTAGA containing:
- a CDS encoding type I CRISPR-associated protein Cas7; the encoded protein is MNKKDENVKNRSELVFIYDVTDANPNGDVDENRPRIDDETRV